Sequence from the Saccharopolyspora pogona genome:
CCACGGCCATCCCGAACTCGATCGGGACGACCTTGAGGACCGCCTCGGCCACCGCCGGGATGAGCGTGTCAAAGGCGCCCATGCCGTGGGTGTGCAGGGTGGTCGCGCCGCGGTGCTTGCCCAGGCCGATGGCGATCATCTTGGCCAGGCCGCTCTCGTGCGTGCCGCGGAAGTCGGTGTGCGGCTTGACCCGGGCGAGCACCACGACGCTGTCGGCCTGGGCGGCTTCGGCGTCGAAGTGCACCGGGGTGCCGTCGACCAACTCGGCAACCACGACCGTCTCCATGGAGGACACGATCGGGGCGCCGATGCTCTGCTCTGTGATCCCGTACTCGGCCAGCACCTGCCGCTGCCCCTTGGCGGTGCCCCCGCCGTGGCTGCCCATGGCGGGCACCACGAACGGCTTGGCGCCGCAGCCGAGCAGGGCGTCGACGAGCGTGGCCACGATGCGGTCGATCTGGGCAATCCCGCGGCTTCCCACGGTGATGGCGATCCGCTTGCCGCTGACCGGGCGGTTGTGGTCGTGCTCGGCGACCTGGCCGCGGATCGCGTCTTCGAGGTCCTCGACCGCGTCGGCGGCGAACCGCTGCTCGACCGGGATCATCCTGGGGAGATCGATGTCGGCTCCGGCCAACCGGACCTTCTCGACGTTGAACATGCGTCCGATCCTTCTAATGCTCCAGCGTCACTTCGTGATCGTTGCTGGTGAGGAGGTGCGTGACAACGAGGATGGCGACCAAATGATCACGCAGTGTTGTAAGGACATCTGAAGACCACGTGTTGGCCACAGGTCACGGCTAAACGCTGGCGAGTATGACACGACGTTATTCCGTCGGCTTGTGTGCCCGATAGCGGACTTCCTCTTTGGTCACTTGCGTTGGTACGAACGGGCAAGAGGTGCTGACAGCTCACCTGCGCAGTGGCATATTCCGGAGTGCCTCATTCTCGATGGGCTCCCTAAGGCCGTATCTCATTTGGGTGTGTTGCAGGTAGGCGATATCGTTGATCAACGATGGACGATGTGGAGAAGTGGTGCCCGGAGTCGTTGTGGCTGCTGGCGCGTGGGCTGTTGCCCGATGTGCCACAACGCCACCAGGGCGGAGGCCGGCGTCGGTTGGACGACCGCACGGTGCTGGCCGATCCTGTATGTGCTGCAAACCGGGTGCGCTTGGTCAGCGCTTCCCGCGTCGTTCGGGGTCAGCGCTCCTACCGCCCATCGCCGGTTCACCGAGTGGAGCGCCGCGCAGGTGTTCACCCGGCTGCACCAGGAACTGCTGGACCTGCTCGGCACCGCTGAGCGATCGACTGGTCCCGGGCGTCGGTGGACAGCATGCACGTCCGGGCGGTCAAAAGGGGGACCTGACCGGCCCCAGCCCGGTGGATCGGGGCAAGCCCGGCTCGAAGGTCCATGCGATGAGCGAACGGAGCGGCATCCCGCTGACCGTGGTCATCTCCGCGGCCAACCGCAACGATCACCGGGAACTGGAGACGGTGATCGATGCCGTTGCGCCGGTCAGAGGCCTGTCGGACGGCCTCGGCGTCGGCCGTGCAAGCTGCACGCGGACAAGGGCTACGACTATCCGGCCTGCCGAAACGCGTTGCGTCGGCGAGGAATCATCGCCCGGATCGCTCGCCGGGGTATCGAGTCGCCCACCCGGCTGGGGCGCCACCGCTACGTCATCGAACGCACCCTGGAGTGGGTTTCCCGTTTCCGTCGACTGGCTCGCCGCTACGAGCGCAAGGCCACCCACTATGCGGCATTCGCCAGCCTGGCCTGCGCGGTGATCTGCTATCGCCGCGCTATCAAGCTGGATCTGTTTACCCACAACAACCCCAAATGAGGTCTGGTCTAAGGCACAAGGACTCCTAGACCTGGCAATGTCGGCGAAGTTCCGTCAGGGCACAGCTTGTGCTTGTCGAGGAAGTTGGTGGGCGCGGTCACCTCAACACGACGTGTAACCGCCAGGTGCTTGCCTTTGGCGACCCGGACTTGCGGAGGGGAAAGAGCGTGACGAATCCGGTTGTGGCTATAGATCACCTCTCGCGAGATCTGCCGGAGGGCCCGGTCGCA
This genomic interval carries:
- a CDS encoding lactate racemase domain-containing protein; translation: MFNVEKVRLAGADIDLPRMIPVEQRFAADAVEDLEDAIRGQVAEHDHNRPVSGKRIAITVGSRGIAQIDRIVATLVDALLGCGAKPFVVPAMGSHGGGTAKGQRQVLAEYGITEQSIGAPIVSSMETVVVAELVDGTPVHFDAEAAQADSVVVLARVKPHTDFRGTHESGLAKMIAIGLGKHRGATTLHTHGMGAFDTLIPAVAEAVLKVVPIEFGMAVVENAYEHIARIELVPTSKLLEREADLLIEAKQRMPKLLVSDIDVLVVDEIGKDISGTGMDPNITGRAQVNTDKFHAVPIKRLVVLGLTEYTNGNACGLGMADVTTQRCLDQIEFGSFYTNSLTAGLPDSARIPMALANDRDAIIAALHMTRGPKDLPAKMVRIRNTLSMPRIEVSEAYAQEVADHPDMIVLNEPHDWDFDATGTLQPLPATH